In one Acidimicrobium ferrooxidans DSM 10331 genomic region, the following are encoded:
- a CDS encoding heterodisulfide reductase-related iron-sulfur binding cluster — protein sequence MVSTATALRLDNADACIKCGLCQLVCPVLEVDPAFSGPKVLGPDWHRRFVAGERVTDDTAARCTFCQLCESVCPVGVPIAHLIAEHKSHLDHDPRSRMRDAVVVRPDVLARFPWLTRVPRQLAPVAGLSSTTRWPRPHRPRAASSDGGTSRVGTVGVFVDCFSRAFDGATIDALVVLLGRAGITARLVPADTSVCCGAAAWASGAPHVAEGRAREAARAIEADAGDLDVVLSVNATCEATMHGEWHDVFGIQTSVPSVSAVDWLLDTGVLAGLVERRRRGDRPKRLALHTTCRATVAGEGGADVAALEAVGYEVVQTELSCCGAAGSYAFKAEHAERARRIGSRVGPPAEIVGVAVDSATCALHLGDLWGVRATHPLVWIEEAMRP from the coding sequence ATGGTGAGCACGGCAACGGCGCTCAGACTCGACAACGCCGATGCTTGCATCAAGTGCGGTCTGTGTCAGCTCGTCTGTCCCGTGCTCGAGGTGGACCCGGCCTTTAGCGGGCCGAAGGTGCTCGGGCCGGACTGGCATCGGCGCTTCGTAGCTGGCGAGCGGGTGACGGACGACACGGCCGCGCGCTGTACGTTCTGCCAGCTGTGCGAGTCGGTGTGTCCGGTGGGTGTCCCCATCGCGCACCTCATCGCGGAGCACAAGTCGCACCTCGACCACGACCCGCGCTCGAGGATGCGAGATGCGGTCGTGGTCCGGCCCGATGTGCTCGCGCGCTTTCCGTGGCTGACCCGGGTGCCGAGGCAGCTCGCGCCGGTCGCCGGCCTGTCGTCGACGACACGGTGGCCGCGTCCGCACCGACCCCGGGCCGCGTCGAGTGACGGCGGGACCTCTCGCGTCGGCACGGTCGGAGTCTTCGTCGACTGCTTCAGTCGGGCCTTCGACGGTGCCACGATCGATGCACTCGTCGTGCTCCTCGGGCGTGCGGGGATCACTGCACGTCTGGTGCCGGCGGACACCTCGGTGTGCTGTGGCGCCGCAGCGTGGGCGAGCGGTGCTCCGCACGTGGCCGAGGGGCGCGCGCGCGAGGCAGCGCGTGCCATCGAGGCCGACGCCGGCGATCTCGATGTGGTCCTGAGCGTGAACGCAACCTGCGAGGCGACGATGCATGGCGAGTGGCACGACGTCTTCGGCATCCAGACGTCGGTGCCGAGCGTGAGCGCGGTCGATTGGCTCCTCGACACTGGTGTCCTCGCTGGGCTCGTGGAGCGGCGGCGAAGGGGCGATCGGCCGAAGCGGCTCGCTCTCCACACGACCTGTCGCGCGACGGTGGCCGGAGAAGGCGGCGCCGACGTCGCCGCGCTCGAAGCGGTTGGCTACGAGGTCGTCCAGACCGAGCTCAGCTGCTGTGGCGCGGCCGGGAGCTATGCGTTCAAGGCCGAGCATGCCGAGCGTGCGCGGCGTATCGGGTCGCGGGTCGGACCGCCGGCCGAGATCGTCGGGGTCGCGGTCGACTCTGCGACCTGCGCGTTGCACCTGGGGGACCTCTGGGGCGTGCGCGCGACACACCCACTCGTGTGGATCGAGGAGGCGATGCGGCCGTGA
- a CDS encoding glycerol-3-phosphate responsive antiterminator: MTETPRAILAIRDPELAQATTAGLAPGWVMLLGGPAASVIDASMTLSLEGWVVFVHIDMVRGLGRDADGLGVLSRFGAPQGVISTHPSVVQAARDLGFATSLRIFLVDSGSLRSGIQQAQRTKPDFVEILPGVLPHLIAPVARATGLPVIPGGLITTPADAWAAIEGGALAISTSSLEVYRAVVEAPAPLAHENHVQRSRGHR, encoded by the coding sequence GTGACGGAGACCCCACGTGCGATTCTCGCCATCCGCGATCCTGAGCTCGCCCAGGCTACGACCGCTGGGCTCGCGCCTGGGTGGGTGATGCTGCTCGGAGGGCCGGCCGCGAGCGTGATCGATGCCTCCATGACCCTCTCGCTCGAGGGCTGGGTCGTGTTCGTCCACATCGACATGGTGCGCGGTCTCGGGCGCGACGCCGACGGCCTCGGGGTGCTCTCGCGCTTCGGCGCACCCCAGGGCGTGATCTCGACGCATCCGAGCGTGGTGCAGGCGGCACGGGATCTCGGGTTCGCCACCTCCCTGCGGATCTTCCTGGTGGACTCGGGCTCGTTACGCTCGGGGATCCAACAGGCACAGCGCACCAAGCCGGACTTCGTCGAGATCCTCCCGGGTGTGCTGCCGCACCTCATCGCGCCGGTGGCTCGAGCGACGGGGCTCCCGGTGATCCCTGGTGGGCTGATCACGACTCCAGCGGATGCGTGGGCGGCCATCGAAGGCGGTGCGCTCGCGATCTCGACGTCGTCGCTCGAGGTCTATCGGGCGGTAGTGGAGGCGCCGGCTCCCCTGGCGCACGAGAACCACGTGCAGCGCTCGAGGGGTCACCGATGA
- a CDS encoding HPr family phosphocarrier protein: MSDVVRRQLIVIDPLGLHARAAAAVVAALGPIAGVVIRAGERAVPATSVLALMGLGIEAGDVIVIEGPVEAEGAIAEALATISAVAQPVVEGPSDDEGHQGQSSSS, encoded by the coding sequence ATGAGTGACGTCGTTCGGCGCCAGCTCATCGTCATCGACCCCCTGGGACTCCATGCACGCGCTGCCGCGGCGGTGGTCGCGGCGCTGGGGCCGATCGCGGGCGTCGTCATCCGAGCAGGTGAGCGTGCCGTGCCCGCCACGAGCGTGCTGGCGCTCATGGGACTCGGCATCGAGGCTGGCGACGTGATCGTCATCGAGGGTCCCGTCGAGGCAGAGGGAGCGATCGCAGAGGCGCTGGCGACGATCTCTGCGGTGGCCCAGCCCGTCGTCGAGGGCCCGAGTGACGACGAGGGACACCAGGGGCAGTCGTCGTCATCATGA